In Stenotrophomonas sp. 610A2, one DNA window encodes the following:
- a CDS encoding rhomboid family intramembrane serine protease produces the protein MFPRLPKITQTLLIANVVLFLLQQLPQTAGIFTQLMLWPLGSQQVFSDSPGFEPWQLLSYGFLHGSFGHLFFNMLALFMFGAPLEMTWGEKRFLTYYMVCVVGAGLCQLLVAAFAGEYNPVLGASGGVFGLLLAYGMLFPNQRVVLLFPPIPMKARTFVIVFGAIELLLGFTGWQPGVAHFAHLGGMLFGWLLIRYWRGQPPFNKRGPHLRRVK, from the coding sequence ATGTTCCCGCGCCTTCCAAAAATCACCCAGACGCTGCTGATCGCCAACGTCGTGCTGTTCCTGTTGCAGCAGCTGCCGCAGACGGCGGGCATCTTTACCCAGTTGATGTTGTGGCCGCTGGGTTCGCAGCAGGTCTTCAGCGACTCACCGGGATTTGAGCCGTGGCAGCTGCTGAGCTACGGCTTCCTGCATGGCAGCTTCGGTCATCTGTTCTTCAACATGCTTGCGCTCTTCATGTTCGGTGCGCCGCTGGAGATGACCTGGGGCGAGAAGCGCTTCCTGACCTATTACATGGTGTGTGTGGTCGGCGCTGGCCTCTGCCAGTTGCTGGTGGCTGCGTTTGCTGGTGAATACAACCCGGTGCTGGGAGCCTCGGGCGGCGTGTTCGGCCTGCTGTTGGCCTACGGCATGTTGTTCCCGAACCAGCGGGTGGTGCTGTTGTTCCCGCCTATCCCGATGAAGGCACGTACTTTCGTGATCGTGTTTGGTGCGATTGAGCTGCTGTTGGGCTTCACCGGCTGGCAGCCTGGCGTAGCCCACTTCGCTCACTTGGGCGGCATGTTGTTTGGCTGGTTGCTGATCCGCTACTGGCGCGGGCAGCCGCCGTTCAACAAGCGTGGCCCGCATCTGCGCCGTGTCAAATAG
- a CDS encoding TonB-dependent receptor domain-containing protein, whose protein sequence is MANHKSLSRNPLSLALTSALFVAAVSPAFAQEAPVEDTAKSTENKDATQLDRITVTGSRIYRAGFDTLEPAAVVNRESMEAYGQTNLIDALTTVPGISAGVSSRGDQAGFGAGVNFASRFGLGSNRLLTLVNGRRYVTSTPPTIFGAGSGSGIQVDMNAIPSIMVDRVENLSVGGAPTYGSDAISGVTNIILREKFQGAEVELGYGTTSKHDNDRYSWAAIFGTNFADDRGNITIAAELDNSEGVNALQRDFYRRGYSLQTNPTAANAALWQPGRTPGSDGRIDGSIPFNTGAADGIADQVWIQNRRIASMTFGGLVLPNVASYTRDPLGAIAGFGPQNKLWQFNNTGNLVAFDPGTSYAGGNASGGDGLNLNETVPLIADLERRSVYANGSFDFTDSVRGFFELSRYEATARETLDQNIYNAISFGRANNNGTGALSGALLFRADNPYLSAESRKILADNGITEFRLSRSSRDLSMNNSSTETRLTRAVIGADGYFDVGQRSFNWEASIVHGRGDFDYLGTGLIQQNFINAINVKRDASGNIVCDSAAAGTTVDANCRPLNLFGENQASREALDYVSTNTVAKAQTRQTVFNASVTGGLFDLPGGEFAVAGGYEHRREEGSFTPSEYQRLGQGRSVPIQSAHGEYNTNEVFAEFLAPLFNPDWGLPGLHRLDITGKVRRVDNSVAGGFTAFTYGLQYEPFAGIQLRGNKTQSMRAPSIAELYTNQQPAFYTIPEVCTLAAIGGGSNPTVRRNNCNAFFAAYPSVNPSSFVASPTNTLGSSNGYTGLKNEKAESWTAGIVFAPEWLNGLRVAADWYDIEITDVITALSPNDIITGCFDNPDFNVNDIPNANRFCSLVTRDPVTAAATDIKTQFGNGPVLMFRGWTAEVDYRLEMDRFGRLDLGFYGYMPKNRGQAASPEVPFVEQVGTFNEPKRQFRWTAQHKIGNWSAGFAANYTSSAQFSLVATPESRQHFVRDSWTTWDANVSYRFTENARLNLAVINLTDDIGPFPYVLDSLGRRFMLSLRYKFQ, encoded by the coding sequence ATGGCAAATCACAAGTCGCTCAGCCGCAATCCGCTGAGCCTCGCGCTGACGTCGGCGCTTTTCGTTGCAGCGGTCTCGCCGGCCTTCGCACAGGAAGCCCCTGTCGAAGACACCGCGAAGTCCACTGAAAACAAGGATGCAACCCAGCTTGACCGCATCACGGTCACTGGCTCGCGCATCTATCGCGCCGGCTTCGATACGCTTGAACCCGCCGCTGTAGTCAACCGCGAGAGCATGGAGGCCTATGGCCAGACCAACCTCATTGACGCCCTGACCACTGTTCCCGGCATCTCCGCCGGTGTCAGCTCGCGTGGCGACCAGGCCGGTTTTGGCGCCGGCGTGAACTTTGCCAGCCGCTTCGGCCTGGGCAGCAACCGCCTGTTGACGCTGGTCAACGGCCGTCGCTACGTCACCTCGACCCCGCCGACCATCTTCGGCGCTGGTAGCGGTTCCGGCATCCAGGTCGACATGAACGCCATCCCGAGCATCATGGTCGACCGCGTTGAGAACCTCAGCGTCGGCGGCGCTCCGACCTACGGCTCCGACGCCATCTCCGGCGTGACCAACATCATCCTGCGCGAGAAGTTCCAGGGCGCGGAAGTCGAGCTGGGCTACGGCACCACCAGCAAGCACGACAACGACCGTTACTCGTGGGCAGCCATCTTTGGCACCAACTTCGCTGACGACCGCGGCAACATCACGATTGCTGCCGAGCTCGACAACAGCGAAGGCGTCAATGCCCTGCAGCGTGACTTCTACCGCCGGGGCTACAGCCTGCAGACCAACCCGACCGCCGCCAATGCCGCACTGTGGCAGCCGGGCCGCACCCCGGGCAGCGACGGCCGCATCGACGGCAGCATCCCGTTCAATACGGGTGCGGCTGATGGCATCGCCGACCAGGTCTGGATCCAGAACCGCCGTATCGCCAGCATGACCTTCGGCGGTCTGGTGCTGCCCAATGTCGCCAGCTACACCCGCGACCCGCTTGGCGCCATCGCCGGCTTCGGTCCGCAGAACAAGCTGTGGCAATTCAACAACACCGGCAATCTGGTCGCGTTCGACCCGGGCACCAGCTACGCAGGCGGCAACGCCTCCGGTGGTGACGGCCTGAACCTGAACGAGACGGTCCCGCTGATCGCCGACCTCGAGCGCCGTAGTGTCTACGCCAACGGCAGCTTCGACTTCACCGACTCCGTGCGCGGCTTCTTCGAACTGTCACGTTACGAAGCGACCGCCCGCGAAACACTGGACCAGAACATTTACAACGCGATCTCGTTCGGCCGCGCCAACAACAACGGCACCGGCGCTCTGAGCGGTGCCCTCCTGTTCCGGGCCGACAATCCGTACCTGAGTGCGGAATCGCGCAAGATCCTGGCCGACAACGGCATCACCGAGTTCCGCCTGTCGCGCTCCTCGCGCGACCTGAGCATGAACAACTCCAGCACCGAAACCCGTCTGACCCGTGCTGTCATCGGCGCCGACGGTTACTTCGACGTTGGCCAACGCAGCTTCAACTGGGAAGCCAGCATTGTCCATGGCCGCGGTGACTTCGATTACCTGGGCACCGGCCTGATCCAGCAGAACTTCATCAACGCCATCAACGTCAAGCGTGATGCATCGGGCAACATCGTCTGTGATTCGGCCGCCGCCGGCACCACCGTCGATGCCAACTGCCGTCCGCTGAACCTGTTCGGTGAGAACCAAGCATCGCGCGAAGCGCTTGACTACGTCTCCACCAACACCGTTGCCAAGGCACAGACCCGCCAGACCGTGTTCAATGCCTCCGTCACTGGTGGCCTGTTCGACCTGCCGGGCGGCGAGTTCGCTGTCGCCGGTGGTTATGAACACCGTCGCGAAGAAGGCTCGTTCACCCCGAGTGAGTACCAGCGTCTGGGCCAGGGCCGCTCGGTGCCGATCCAGTCCGCGCACGGCGAATACAACACCAATGAAGTGTTTGCCGAGTTCCTTGCTCCGTTGTTCAACCCGGATTGGGGCCTGCCGGGCCTGCATCGCCTGGACATTACCGGCAAGGTACGTCGCGTCGACAACTCGGTCGCTGGTGGCTTCACCGCGTTCACCTATGGTCTGCAGTACGAGCCGTTCGCTGGCATCCAGCTGCGCGGTAACAAGACCCAGTCAATGCGCGCACCGTCGATTGCCGAGCTGTATACCAACCAGCAGCCGGCCTTCTACACCATCCCGGAAGTCTGCACCCTGGCGGCGATCGGCGGCGGCAGCAACCCGACCGTACGTCGCAACAACTGCAACGCATTCTTCGCGGCCTACCCGAGCGTGAACCCGTCGTCGTTCGTCGCTTCGCCGACCAACACGCTGGGCTCCAGCAACGGTTACACCGGCCTGAAGAATGAAAAGGCAGAGTCGTGGACCGCAGGCATCGTCTTTGCTCCGGAATGGCTCAACGGCCTGCGCGTCGCTGCTGACTGGTACGACATCGAGATCACCGACGTCATCACCGCGCTCAGCCCGAACGACATCATCACCGGCTGCTTTGACAACCCGGACTTCAACGTCAACGACATCCCGAACGCCAACCGCTTCTGCAGCCTGGTCACCCGTGACCCGGTCACCGCTGCTGCTACCGACATCAAGACCCAGTTCGGCAACGGCCCGGTCCTGATGTTCCGTGGCTGGACTGCCGAAGTGGACTACCGTCTGGAGATGGACCGCTTCGGCCGTCTGGATCTCGGCTTCTACGGCTACATGCCGAAGAATCGCGGCCAGGCCGCCAGCCCGGAAGTCCCGTTCGTGGAACAGGTCGGCACCTTCAATGAGCCGAAGCGCCAGTTCCGCTGGACCGCACAGCACAAGATCGGCAACTGGAGCGCAGGCTTCGCGGCGAACTACACCAGCAGCGCGCAGTTCAGCCTGGTCGCTACGCCGGAAAGCCGCCAGCACTTCGTTCGTGACAGCTGGACCACCTGGGATGCAAACGTCAGCTACCGCTTCACCGAGAATGCCCGCCTGAACCTGGCGGTCATCAACCTCACTGACGACATCGGTCCGTTCCCGTACGTGCTGGACTCGCTGGGCCGCCGCTTCATGCTGTCCCTGCGTTACAAGTTCCAGTAA
- a CDS encoding DMT family transporter gives MAAPPLPTSSRRLLISGLLLAATGAIAASGKAVIVKLAYRHGADATALLALRMMIAFPFFIAMGMWAARRAQPLSVGDRWRVLLLGFSGYYLSSYLDFLGLQYISATLERLILYLSPTLVVLIALVVLKQRPTRIQVAALLVSYLGVLLAFGHDIQLEGRRTLIGSALVFASALSYAVYLFGSGQAVVRIGAVRLTAYASMVACVLCIGQYLLFQPWDALWEYAPPVYWLSLLNGTVCTVLPVLAIMIGVKRIGSSLAAQVSMLGPVSTIVLSVWLLDEPMGIWQSAGTVLVLFGVLLVGSGVAKKR, from the coding sequence GTGGCCGCGCCACCATTACCAACCAGCTCGCGCCGCTTGTTGATCAGCGGTCTGCTGCTGGCTGCCACCGGCGCGATCGCCGCATCCGGCAAGGCGGTGATCGTCAAACTCGCCTACCGGCATGGTGCCGACGCCACTGCCTTGCTGGCGCTGCGGATGATGATCGCGTTTCCGTTCTTCATCGCCATGGGCATGTGGGCGGCACGACGCGCGCAGCCGTTGTCTGTCGGCGACCGTTGGCGGGTACTGCTGCTTGGCTTCAGTGGCTATTACCTGTCCAGCTACCTGGATTTCCTCGGCCTGCAATACATCAGCGCCACGCTGGAGCGCTTGATTCTGTATCTCAGCCCCACGCTGGTGGTGCTGATTGCGCTGGTGGTGCTCAAGCAACGGCCCACGCGCATCCAGGTGGCGGCCTTGCTGGTCAGTTACCTCGGCGTGTTGTTGGCCTTCGGTCATGACATCCAGCTCGAAGGACGGCGTACCCTGATCGGCTCGGCCTTGGTGTTCGCCAGTGCGCTGAGCTATGCGGTATACCTGTTCGGCAGTGGCCAGGCGGTGGTGCGGATTGGTGCGGTGCGCCTGACTGCCTACGCGAGCATGGTGGCCTGCGTGTTGTGCATCGGTCAGTACCTGCTGTTCCAGCCTTGGGATGCGTTGTGGGAGTACGCACCGCCGGTGTACTGGCTGTCACTGCTCAACGGCACGGTGTGTACCGTCCTGCCGGTGTTGGCGATCATGATCGGGGTCAAGCGGATTGGTTCCTCGCTGGCCGCGCAGGTGAGTATGCTGGGGCCGGTTTCCACAATTGTGCTCAGCGTATGGCTGCTCGACGAACCGATGGGCATTTGGCAAAGCGCCGGGACGGTGCTGGTGCTGTTCGGCGTGCTGCTGGTGGGCAGCGGCGTGGCGAAGAAGCGGTGA
- a CDS encoding M13 family metallopeptidase — translation MPNVRPLTLALAFSLVTVLSTNDAQAARKKPAARAPAVSAACTDFYETTNGNWLKANPVPQTGAVSALGTLADNTRTQQRQLLDGAMTAPQGNVQKLLGDFWASGLDEAAVEADGSKPIAPLLTRINAIKKAKDIPASIAALHQVGIPVAFNFAPDVDLKALDRHIGYFMQGGTGLPDPAFYTRTDAETVALMGRYRGYVKQILALTGTPAAQLDAESALVIQLETELARSAHSVADINNPFNNYAPVATKDLNSRYRNLQLDAFLKAQGVNDDLVSLADPTLFQQLNGMVSRLPANQWKAYLRWRVGDSMAPYLSKAYRDAEFEFRGRVLRGQTIAPSRQDAVLDAINVAAGPMLGHEYANTYLNRDTRRQAGVMVDQIREAQIAAVKRSTWLSAEAKTEAEAKLAAMKIEIGTPLRDLDYTVQPMGRGSFGGNILIASTWRHAQEMKRIGKGNADRRWDVLPQQPSIAYDIAQNRLIVTAAALQGPIFAGNASSAEKFGAFGGLVAHEVSRAIDVKGAMIDAKGELRSWWTPADKSAWTLLGNRVAAQYSAYAFPGVKDAKVNGELTRDENMADLSGMEIAWEAFSAAQADAKPADKQDFFKGWTSLWAQQLSPNEALQRLRTDVRAPGRWRSNAPLSNLPAFGASFSCKLGQPMQRTDAEQIRIWR, via the coding sequence ATGCCTAACGTTCGCCCACTTACACTGGCCCTGGCCTTCTCCCTGGTGACCGTGCTGTCCACCAACGATGCGCAGGCCGCCCGCAAAAAACCTGCGGCTCGGGCACCGGCAGTGAGCGCGGCCTGTACGGACTTCTACGAAACCACCAACGGCAACTGGCTCAAGGCCAACCCGGTGCCGCAGACCGGCGCGGTCAGCGCCCTCGGCACCCTGGCAGACAACACCCGCACCCAGCAGCGCCAGCTGCTGGATGGCGCGATGACCGCACCGCAGGGCAATGTGCAGAAGCTGCTGGGTGATTTCTGGGCCAGCGGCCTGGATGAAGCCGCAGTCGAAGCCGATGGCTCCAAGCCGATCGCGCCGCTGCTGACCCGCATCAACGCCATCAAGAAGGCCAAGGACATCCCGGCCTCGATCGCCGCGCTGCACCAGGTTGGCATCCCGGTGGCATTCAACTTCGCCCCGGACGTCGACCTGAAGGCGCTGGACCGCCACATCGGCTACTTCATGCAGGGTGGTACCGGCCTGCCGGACCCGGCGTTCTACACCCGCACCGATGCCGAAACCGTCGCATTGATGGGCCGCTACCGCGGCTACGTGAAGCAGATCCTGGCGCTGACCGGCACCCCGGCCGCGCAGCTTGATGCCGAATCGGCACTGGTCATCCAGCTGGAGACCGAACTGGCGCGCAGCGCGCACTCGGTGGCCGACATCAACAACCCGTTCAACAACTACGCGCCTGTCGCCACCAAGGACCTGAACAGCCGTTACCGCAACCTGCAGCTGGATGCCTTCCTGAAGGCGCAGGGCGTCAACGACGACCTGGTGTCGTTGGCCGACCCGACCCTGTTCCAGCAGCTCAATGGCATGGTCAGCCGCCTGCCGGCCAACCAGTGGAAGGCTTACCTGCGCTGGCGCGTGGGTGACTCGATGGCGCCGTACCTGTCCAAGGCCTACCGCGACGCCGAGTTTGAATTCCGTGGCCGCGTGCTGCGTGGCCAGACCATTGCACCGTCGCGTCAGGACGCCGTGCTCGACGCCATCAACGTGGCCGCCGGCCCGATGCTGGGCCACGAATACGCCAACACCTATCTCAACCGTGATACCCGCCGCCAGGCCGGCGTAATGGTCGACCAGATCCGCGAAGCACAGATCGCTGCAGTCAAGCGCAGCACCTGGCTCAGCGCCGAGGCCAAGACCGAAGCCGAAGCCAAACTGGCGGCGATGAAGATCGAGATCGGCACCCCGCTGCGCGACCTCGACTACACCGTGCAGCCGATGGGCCGTGGCAGCTTCGGCGGCAACATCCTGATCGCTTCCACCTGGCGCCACGCCCAGGAAATGAAGCGCATCGGCAAGGGCAACGCCGACCGTCGTTGGGACGTGCTGCCGCAGCAGCCGTCGATCGCCTATGACATCGCCCAGAACCGCCTGATCGTCACTGCTGCAGCACTGCAGGGCCCGATCTTTGCAGGCAACGCCAGCAGCGCCGAGAAGTTCGGTGCCTTCGGTGGCCTGGTCGCACACGAAGTCAGCCGCGCCATCGACGTCAAGGGCGCGATGATCGACGCCAAGGGCGAACTGCGCAGCTGGTGGACGCCGGCCGACAAGAGCGCCTGGACCCTGCTTGGCAACCGCGTCGCCGCCCAGTACAGCGCTTATGCCTTCCCGGGCGTCAAGGACGCAAAGGTCAACGGCGAACTGACACGTGACGAGAACATGGCCGACCTGTCGGGCATGGAGATCGCATGGGAAGCTTTCAGCGCCGCCCAGGCCGATGCCAAACCGGCCGACAAGCAGGATTTCTTCAAGGGCTGGACCAGCCTGTGGGCACAGCAGCTGTCGCCGAACGAAGCACTGCAGCGCCTGCGTACCGACGTGCGCGCCCCGGGCCGCTGGCGCAGCAACGCACCTCTCTCCAACCTGCCGGCATTTGGTGCCAGCTTCAGCTGCAAGCTGGGCCAGCCGATGCAGCGCACCGACGCCGAGCAGATCAGGATCTGGCGCTGA
- a CDS encoding phytoene desaturase family protein gives MTKTSSRRWDAILIGGGHNGLVCAAYLAKAGKRVLVLERRSVVGGAAVTEEFHPGFRNSVASYTVSLLQPKVIADLELERHGLRVVSRKLNNFLPLGNGEYLLAGAGRTAEQVARFSARDAARLPEYEQRLEIFADVLRAQALQAPPNISGASWLRALPELWKAGQLGRQLQRLDPGLQQELMDLFTISAAEYLDRWFESAPIKALFGFDGIVGNYASPYAPGTAYVLLHHVFGESNGVKGAWGHAIGGMGAITQAMARSAIEAGVEIRTDAAVEKVLVEQGRAVGVVLADGEVLRGSAIVANVNPKLMYERLFDPADVPPATLERMANWRCGSGTFRMNVALSKLPEFSVLPGQGDHLTAGIIIAPSLDYMDRAYLDARQYGWSREPIVEMLIPSTLDDSLAPAGQHVASLFCQHVAPQLPDGRSWDDHREEVADLMIATVDKHAPGFAASVLGRQIMSPLDLERTFGLIGGDIFHGALSLNQLFNARPMLGQAGYRGALPGLYLCGSGAHPGGGVTGAPGHNAASVVRQDL, from the coding sequence ATGACCAAGACATCGAGCAGGCGGTGGGACGCGATCCTGATTGGCGGCGGCCATAACGGACTCGTATGTGCGGCTTATCTGGCCAAGGCCGGCAAACGCGTGCTGGTGCTGGAGCGGCGTTCAGTGGTGGGTGGCGCTGCGGTTACCGAGGAGTTCCACCCCGGGTTCCGGAACTCGGTGGCTTCTTATACGGTGTCCTTGCTGCAGCCCAAGGTGATTGCCGATCTGGAGCTGGAGCGGCACGGATTGCGGGTGGTTTCGCGAAAGCTCAACAACTTCCTGCCCCTGGGCAACGGCGAGTATCTATTGGCCGGGGCAGGTCGCACTGCCGAGCAGGTTGCGCGCTTTTCCGCGCGTGATGCGGCGCGCCTGCCCGAGTACGAACAGCGCTTGGAGATTTTTGCCGATGTGCTGCGTGCGCAGGCGCTGCAGGCACCGCCCAATATCAGTGGTGCGAGTTGGTTGCGGGCGTTGCCGGAGCTGTGGAAGGCAGGGCAGCTGGGCCGGCAGCTGCAGCGCCTGGATCCGGGCTTGCAGCAGGAGTTGATGGATCTGTTCACCATCTCGGCCGCCGAGTACCTGGACCGTTGGTTCGAAAGCGCACCGATCAAGGCCTTGTTCGGTTTCGATGGAATCGTCGGCAACTACGCAAGCCCCTACGCTCCCGGTACCGCATACGTGTTGTTGCACCATGTGTTTGGTGAAAGCAATGGCGTCAAAGGCGCCTGGGGACATGCCATCGGCGGCATGGGCGCGATCACCCAGGCGATGGCGCGTTCGGCGATTGAAGCCGGTGTCGAGATTCGTACCGATGCCGCTGTAGAGAAGGTGCTGGTAGAGCAGGGTCGTGCAGTCGGCGTCGTACTGGCCGATGGCGAAGTGCTGCGCGGCTCGGCCATCGTTGCCAACGTCAATCCGAAGCTGATGTACGAGCGACTGTTCGATCCTGCGGATGTGCCGCCGGCCACACTGGAGCGCATGGCCAACTGGCGCTGCGGCTCCGGAACATTCCGGATGAACGTGGCTTTGTCGAAACTGCCTGAATTCAGTGTATTGCCGGGGCAGGGCGATCATCTGACCGCAGGCATCATCATCGCGCCCAGCCTTGATTACATGGATCGTGCCTATCTGGATGCGCGTCAATACGGATGGTCACGCGAGCCTATCGTCGAGATGCTGATCCCCAGTACCTTGGATGATTCGCTGGCACCAGCGGGGCAACACGTGGCAAGTCTGTTCTGCCAGCACGTAGCGCCGCAGCTGCCCGATGGTCGCAGCTGGGATGACCACCGCGAGGAAGTGGCGGATCTGATGATCGCCACCGTCGACAAGCACGCGCCGGGTTTCGCGGCTTCGGTGCTCGGCAGGCAGATCATGAGCCCGCTGGATCTGGAGCGGACCTTTGGTTTGATCGGCGGCGATATCTTCCACGGTGCATTGAGCTTGAACCAGTTGTTCAATGCACGGCCGATGCTGGGACAGGCGGGGTACAGGGGAGCGCTGCCAGGACTCTATCTGTGCGGTTCGGGGGCCCATCCGGGTGGAGGGGTTACCGGGGCGCCTGGGCACAATGCGGCGTCTGTGGTTCGGCAGGACCTCTGA
- a CDS encoding M13 family metallopeptidase, whose product MVRKPQILLLSLAVSAALIGCKKEETPAAPAAAPAAAAANELKLDESKLPAYNAFTAADIDASKDACTDFNGYVNEKWLNANEIPADRTSWGAFTILDERSVAVQHQLAEQAAAMKNATGIEKIVGDFWAAGMDEAKINSLGITPLKADLAAIDGLQDTAALADYLRSTAAKGENFLFGFGPEADFKNSSMNMAYASQGGLGLPDTTYYTDASKADKLNAYKAHVAKVLELSGVAAADAAKQAEEVIKFETRLAKASKSSVELSRDVSLYYNPVTVADADKLTPNFSWTAFFQAQGIAAPATFSLAMPAFHAEVSKMLADTDPAAWRAYLRFHTVDGAAPYLSNEFVQENYAFYGKELNGQKEIKPRWKQVLGTIESDAGDAFGQMYVKVAFSPESKAKMEELVKNLAGALKDRIQNLTWMSDETKAKAIAKWETFTPKIGYPDKWRDWSGLSTTHDDYLGNVRAANAFNYKWALAKIGQPVDKTEWGMTPQTVNAYYNPLQNEIVFPAAILQPPFFDPNADDALNYGGIGAVIGHEMTHGYDDQGSRFGPTGNFENWWTPADSKGFAGLTGKLVNQFNEYKVGDQSVNGSLTLGENIADLGGLATAYDALQKASAGKEDAKVDGFTRDQRFFFNWATVWRTKYTAENAKVRLATDPHAPAQFRAMGAPSNLPTFAAAFQCKAGSPMVRAGDKQVVIW is encoded by the coding sequence ATCGTTCGCAAACCCCAGATCCTGCTGCTGTCCCTGGCCGTCTCGGCCGCGCTGATCGGCTGCAAGAAAGAAGAGACCCCGGCAGCTCCGGCAGCCGCGCCGGCCGCGGCAGCCGCCAATGAGCTGAAGCTGGACGAGTCCAAGCTGCCGGCCTACAACGCCTTCACTGCCGCCGACATCGACGCCAGCAAGGACGCCTGTACCGATTTCAACGGCTACGTGAACGAAAAGTGGCTCAACGCCAACGAAATTCCGGCCGACCGCACCAGCTGGGGCGCCTTCACCATCCTCGACGAGCGCTCGGTTGCCGTGCAGCACCAGCTGGCCGAGCAGGCCGCGGCGATGAAGAACGCCACCGGCATCGAAAAGATCGTCGGTGACTTCTGGGCCGCCGGCATGGACGAAGCCAAGATCAATTCGCTGGGCATCACCCCGCTGAAGGCTGATCTGGCTGCGATTGATGGCCTGCAGGATACCGCCGCACTGGCTGACTACCTGCGCAGCACGGCTGCCAAGGGCGAGAACTTCCTGTTTGGCTTCGGCCCGGAAGCGGACTTCAAGAATTCGTCCATGAACATGGCCTACGCCAGCCAGGGCGGCCTGGGCCTGCCGGACACCACCTATTACACCGACGCCAGCAAGGCCGACAAGCTCAACGCCTACAAGGCCCACGTGGCCAAGGTGCTGGAGCTGAGCGGCGTGGCCGCGGCCGACGCCGCCAAGCAGGCCGAGGAGGTGATCAAGTTCGAGACCCGTCTTGCCAAGGCCTCCAAGTCCAGCGTCGAGCTGTCGCGCGACGTCTCGCTGTACTACAACCCGGTCACCGTGGCTGATGCCGACAAGCTGACCCCGAACTTCAGCTGGACTGCGTTCTTCCAGGCCCAGGGCATTGCCGCGCCGGCAACGTTCTCGCTGGCCATGCCGGCCTTCCACGCGGAAGTGAGCAAGATGCTGGCCGACACCGACCCGGCAGCCTGGCGCGCTTACCTGCGCTTCCACACCGTGGACGGCGCCGCGCCTTACCTGAGCAATGAGTTCGTGCAGGAGAACTACGCGTTCTACGGCAAGGAACTGAACGGCCAGAAGGAAATCAAGCCGCGTTGGAAGCAGGTGCTTGGCACGATCGAAAGCGATGCCGGCGATGCCTTCGGCCAGATGTACGTGAAGGTCGCCTTCTCGCCCGAGTCCAAGGCCAAGATGGAAGAGCTGGTCAAGAACCTCGCCGGCGCCCTGAAGGACCGCATCCAGAACCTGACCTGGATGAGCGACGAAACCAAGGCCAAGGCCATCGCCAAGTGGGAAACCTTCACCCCGAAGATCGGCTACCCGGACAAGTGGCGTGATTGGAGCGGCCTGAGCACCACCCACGATGACTACCTGGGCAATGTGCGCGCTGCCAATGCCTTCAACTACAAGTGGGCGCTGGCCAAGATCGGCCAGCCGGTGGACAAGACCGAGTGGGGCATGACCCCGCAGACCGTCAACGCCTACTACAACCCGCTGCAGAACGAGATCGTGTTCCCGGCCGCCATCCTGCAGCCGCCGTTCTTCGATCCGAACGCCGACGACGCGCTGAACTACGGCGGCATCGGTGCGGTCATCGGCCACGAAATGACCCACGGCTACGACGACCAGGGCAGCCGTTTCGGCCCGACCGGCAACTTCGAGAACTGGTGGACCCCGGCGGATTCGAAGGGCTTCGCTGGCCTGACCGGCAAGCTGGTCAACCAGTTCAACGAGTACAAGGTGGGCGACCAGAGCGTCAACGGCTCGCTGACCCTGGGCGAGAACATCGCCGACCTGGGCGGCCTGGCCACGGCTTATGACGCCCTGCAGAAGGCTTCGGCCGGCAAGGAAGACGCCAAGGTTGACGGTTTCACCCGCGACCAGCGCTTCTTCTTCAACTGGGCAACCGTGTGGCGTACCAAGTACACCGCCGAAAACGCCAAGGTCCGCCTGGCTACCGATCCGCACGCCCCGGCGCAGTTCCGCGCCATGGGTGCGCCGTCGAACCTGCCGACCTTCGCCGCTGCGTTCCAGTGCAAGGCCGGTTCGCCGATGGTCCGTGCTGGCGACAAGCAGGTTGTGATCTGGTAA
- a CDS encoding MGMT family protein — MAARRTDGHLAKRRDGAGAVRRAAGGQRRGEEAVSTEAAAAAGHARILEAIRTIPRGQVMGYGEVAAKAGLPGRARLVARLLGSNEDPELPWHRVLRSDGRIAMPEGSRGWREQSQRLRAEGVVVENGRVKRPKPPRSLDEAIWGPG; from the coding sequence ATGGCTGCTCGACGAACCGATGGGCATTTGGCAAAGCGCCGGGACGGTGCTGGTGCTGTTCGGCGTGCTGCTGGTGGGCAGCGGCGTGGCGAAGAAGCGGTGAGCACCGAGGCCGCTGCCGCCGCCGGCCATGCGCGCATCCTTGAGGCGATTCGCACCATCCCGCGCGGACAGGTGATGGGCTATGGCGAAGTGGCGGCCAAGGCCGGATTGCCCGGTCGTGCACGACTGGTCGCACGTCTGCTGGGCAGCAATGAGGACCCGGAGCTGCCTTGGCACCGGGTGCTGCGCTCTGACGGACGCATCGCCATGCCCGAGGGCTCGCGCGGTTGGCGCGAGCAGAGCCAGCGGCTGCGGGCCGAGGGTGTGGTGGTGGAGAACGGCAGGGTGAAGCGCCCCAAACCGCCGCGCAGCCTGGACGAGGCGATCTGGGGCCCGGGCTAG